In Symmachiella dynata, the following are encoded in one genomic region:
- a CDS encoding FlxA-like family protein, with product MKNNRKQKLATSRRRGAAPIELVLCLPFLVGALAVIFTLASAGLTKSQSAVTARHNAWRERNNEWQDSPTYSQTNSNVAGTGALGVILALGPGYATNAGLLEGNDSRSVAVAHPGYESQNLTTDANHFVLGGAWDHRRVPSTDRGRLVPSNLFTSLDLGDISMPDMSGFADLLSADLIANVGSLLDGSDVVDALTQGKADAVKKIAELNEKIEDLKEQIEELKDADPPDWGQIQALQQQIQELYNQISEIQDAMGELDNFGNQLPI from the coding sequence ATGAAAAACAACCGTAAACAAAAACTCGCCACATCGCGCCGTCGTGGGGCGGCTCCGATTGAATTGGTCCTGTGCCTTCCCTTTTTAGTGGGGGCGTTGGCGGTGATCTTCACGCTGGCTAGCGCGGGGCTGACGAAGTCGCAAAGTGCCGTCACCGCGCGGCATAATGCGTGGCGGGAACGGAACAATGAATGGCAAGACTCACCAACCTACTCTCAAACCAATAGTAATGTGGCCGGCACGGGGGCTTTGGGTGTGATCCTGGCGCTGGGGCCGGGGTATGCGACTAACGCCGGTCTGTTGGAAGGCAACGACAGTCGCTCCGTGGCCGTGGCGCATCCGGGGTACGAGTCCCAAAATCTGACGACCGACGCCAATCATTTTGTGTTGGGAGGAGCATGGGATCACCGGCGCGTGCCGAGCACTGATCGGGGGCGGTTGGTTCCGTCGAACCTTTTCACTTCGCTGGATCTGGGAGATATTTCGATGCCCGATATGTCCGGTTTCGCCGACCTGTTGAGCGCTGATCTGATTGCCAACGTCGGTTCACTGCTCGATGGCAGTGATGTTGTGGATGCACTCACCCAGGGGAAAGCGGATGCGGTGAAGAAGATTGCAGAGCTAAATGAAAAAATCGAGGACCTCAAAGAGCAAATCGAAGAATTGAAAGACGCCGATCCGCCGGATTGGGGACAGATCCAGGCACTGCAGCAGCAAATTCAAGAACTGTATAATCAGATCAGCGAAATTCAGGACGCGATGGGTGAACTGGACAACTTTGGCAACCAGCTACCAATCTGA
- a CDS encoding ATPase, T2SS/T4P/T4SS family has translation MKIWYNNALESERFITDVVGNRVRIGRGVGNDIVLKSPYVAEEAAVLSRRGDRWELIALGLNGCEVNDSPLWQGDRIALDGSEKIKLFPFTLTLEPEKNKVSTPEERHRAGDVQTSELIRDMHVQLLSHMDLGDADDPRNNSDEYLMSLERNIDEIARLNGITAPDKVELVTHIAGQAVRNLLIERLIDQCKKEDAANPLCESHDWARLVSAVPDRERELDQVIDRMFRNLELEAVSDISEQMALVETKFWTAWDGLSGDVFEEFRLYTALRHLKKQIKDIVFGYGPLEDLLRTPTVSEIMVVSRDQIYVEKNGVVENSGRRFISDEVTLTIIERIVGKVGRRIDKSQPLVDARLLDGSRVNAVIPPLAVSGPCLTIRKFPASRLMIDDLIAMGAMSDTVAAFLRAAVIARKNILISGGTGTGKTTLLNCLSDFIPDKERIVTIEDTAELQLNKEHVVRLETKKANTEGTGAYSIHDLVKNSLRMRPERIVVGECRGAEALDMLQAMNTGHDGSLTTIHANNSADVVLRLEIMVQSAVALPVDSIHRQISSAIDLVVQLNRAKDGRRRISQVTEIDGIDEVHGGVRTKDIFALEKMGKTLELMPTGRLPSFMDELIDGDLIELDGFYR, from the coding sequence ATGAAAATTTGGTACAACAACGCACTGGAATCCGAACGATTCATTACCGACGTGGTCGGAAATCGTGTCCGCATTGGACGCGGTGTCGGGAATGATATTGTCTTGAAAAGCCCCTACGTCGCTGAGGAAGCTGCTGTGCTATCGCGGCGGGGCGACCGGTGGGAACTGATTGCCTTGGGGTTGAATGGCTGCGAAGTCAACGATTCGCCGTTATGGCAAGGGGACCGGATCGCACTCGACGGTTCGGAAAAGATCAAACTGTTTCCGTTCACGCTCACGTTGGAGCCGGAAAAAAACAAAGTCAGCACTCCGGAAGAGCGGCATCGTGCCGGCGATGTTCAGACGTCGGAATTGATCCGCGACATGCATGTCCAATTGCTGTCGCACATGGATTTGGGTGATGCCGATGACCCGCGGAATAACAGCGACGAATACCTGATGTCGCTAGAGCGAAACATTGATGAAATCGCGCGGCTGAACGGAATCACCGCTCCCGACAAGGTGGAGCTGGTCACGCACATTGCCGGACAAGCGGTCCGCAATCTACTCATTGAGCGTTTGATTGATCAGTGCAAAAAAGAAGATGCGGCCAATCCGCTGTGTGAGTCGCACGACTGGGCACGTTTGGTTTCCGCCGTTCCGGACCGGGAACGCGAGTTGGACCAAGTGATCGATCGCATGTTTCGCAATCTAGAACTGGAAGCGGTGTCCGACATCAGTGAGCAAATGGCCTTGGTGGAGACAAAGTTTTGGACTGCCTGGGATGGCCTGAGCGGAGACGTATTTGAGGAGTTCCGACTTTATACGGCACTGCGGCACTTGAAGAAGCAAATCAAAGACATTGTCTTCGGCTACGGACCCTTGGAAGATTTGTTGCGGACACCGACGGTCAGCGAAATTATGGTGGTCAGCCGGGATCAGATTTACGTCGAAAAAAACGGCGTTGTGGAAAATTCGGGACGGCGTTTTATCTCGGATGAAGTCACGCTGACAATTATCGAGCGGATCGTGGGGAAAGTGGGGCGACGGATCGATAAGTCGCAACCCCTGGTCGACGCCCGTTTGCTGGACGGCAGCCGTGTGAACGCGGTGATTCCGCCACTGGCAGTCAGTGGACCCTGTCTGACGATTCGCAAATTCCCCGCATCACGGCTGATGATCGACGACTTGATCGCCATGGGGGCGATGAGCGACACGGTAGCGGCGTTCCTGCGGGCGGCCGTTATTGCACGCAAGAATATTTTAATCTCCGGCGGAACGGGCACGGGAAAAACCACCTTGCTGAATTGCCTCAGCGACTTCATTCCGGACAAAGAACGGATTGTCACGATCGAAGATACGGCCGAATTACAACTCAACAAAGAACATGTTGTGCGGTTGGAAACAAAGAAGGCCAACACCGAGGGAACCGGGGCATATTCGATTCACGATTTGGTGAAAAACTCGTTACGGATGCGACCCGAGCGGATTGTCGTCGGGGAATGCCGAGGGGCAGAAGCGTTGGACATGTTGCAGGCGATGAACACGGGCCACGATGGTTCGTTGACGACGATTCACGCCAATAATTCTGCCGACGTAGTGCTTCGATTAGAAATCATGGTGCAATCAGCGGTCGCATTGCCGGTGGATTCGATTCATCGCCAGATTTCTTCGGCAATCGACTTGGTGGTCCAACTGAATCGAGCGAAGGATGGACGTCGCCGCATTTCGCAAGTTACGGAAATCGACGGCATCGACGAAGTGCACGGCGGCGTGCGAACGAAGGATATTTTTGCTCTCGAAAAAATGGGGAAGACGTTGGAGTTGATGCCGACCGGGAGACTGCCGAGTTTTATGGACGAACTGATTGATGGGGATTTGATCGAACTCGATGGCTTTTACCGCTAA